In Bradyrhizobium sp. 170, the DNA window CGTCATGGCACCGCCCAGGAACAATTGCCCGATGCGGGGATCGTTCAGCACGCGCTGCGCGGTGTCGACGAGTCGGGTCTGGCCGAGTTCGAGCACGATGCCGTAATCGGAAATCTCCAGCGCGGAGCGGGCGTTCTGTTCGATCATCAGAATCGATACGCCGCGGTCGCGAAGATCTTTCAGAATGTTGAAGGTCTGCTGCACCATCAGCGGCGAAAGCCCGATTGAAGGCTCATCGATCAGCACCAGTTGCGGATTGAGCAGCAGGCCGCGGGCGACTTCGAGCTGCTTCTGCTCGCCGCCCGACAGCGTCGACGCCTGCTGCGTCGCCTTCGTGCGCAGCACCGGGAATTTGTCGAGCGCCGCCTCGATCCGCTCAGGCAGGTCGGTGATGTCCCGTCCCGCCACGACAGCGCCGAGCTGGATGTTATCGCGCACCGACAGCTCAGGGAAAATATTGCGGCCCTGCGGCACATAGCAGATGCCTGATGTCAGCAACTCGCGCTGGCTTTGCCCGGTGACGTCACGTCCCTTGAATACGACCCTGCCTTCGCGCAGCTTCAACAGGCCGAAGATCGCCTTGAACACGGTGGATTTTCCCGCGCCGTTCGGCCCGATCACGGTGGTGATGGAGCCTGCCGGCACCGAAAAGCTGGTGCCGTTGAGGATCGTCATCTTGCCGTAGCCGCCGACGAGGCCTTGAACATCCAGGATGGTATCGCTCATGGATCGATCCCTCAGTGGCCGAGATAGGCTTCGATGACGGCGGGGTTGGCGCGCACTTCGGCCGGTGTGCCCATCGCCAGCAGCTTGCCTTCCGCCATCACCATCACGCGGGTGCACAGCGACATCACGAATTCCATGTTGTGCTCGATGACGACGAAGGTGGCGCGCTTCTCGCGGTTGATCGCCGCCAGCCGCTCCTTGAGATCGCCGAGCATGGTGAGGTTGACGCCGCCGGCGGGCTCATCGAGCAGCACCAGCCGCGGCCCGCCCATGAACGCCATGGCGGCATCGAGCAGTTTTTGCTGGCCATAGGACAGGCCGCCGGCGGCTTCGGTCGCGAGGTGATCGAGTTTGAAGAAGCCGATCATCTGGTCGGCCGCCGCTGATAATCCGGCGTCGGAGGGGCCGAACAGCCGCGACACCATGTTGCCCTGATGCTCCTGCCCGGCGAGGATCAGGTTCTCCCGCACCGACAGTTTTGGAAACACCTGCAGCAGCTGGAAGGTGCGGCTGACACCGAGACGATTCAATTCGGACGGCCGCAATCCAGTGACGACCTTGCCGTCAACCTTGACCTCGCCATCGGTAGGCGTGAGCTGGCCAAGGATGCAGTTGAACAGCGTGGACTTGCCGCAGCCGTTCGGGCCGATCAGGCCGAGGATCTCCCCCTCCTGCACGTCGAAGCTGACGCCATCGACCGCCTTGATGCCGCCAAAGCTCTTCTTGATGTCGCTGACTTCGAGGACCGCGGTCATGGCGCCGTCTCCAGCCGGGATTTGGCGACCGCGCGCAGCGCCGATGCCGTCTTGGTGCGGCGCTCGGTCAGATAACGGTCGAGAATGCCGAGGATGCCGGTTGGCGAGTAAATCAGCAGCAGCATCACGGCGACCGCGTAGAGCATCAGGTAATAGCCTTGCGTGAAGCGCAGCCACTCCGGCAGCAGCACCGCGATCATGGCGCCCAGGAACGGCCCGAAGAAGAATCCGGAGCCGCCGACGATCACCATCATCAACAGATCGAGCGAGAGCGAGAGGTTGAAGGGAACCGGATCGATATATTGCGTCAGCGGCGCATAGAGCGTTCCGGCGACGCCGCCGAGCGCCGATCCGATCGCGAACGCCATCAGCGTGTAGCGCCGCGTATCGATGCCGAGCGACAGCGCCCGGACCGGATTTTCACGCAGCGCCACGAAGGCGCGGCCCCAGGGCGAGCGGATCAGCCACCACATCGCCAGCGAGACGAGCGCGAGTGAGCCAAGGCAGAAATAATAGAACGGCAGCGGCCGGTTGGTGGCGAAGCCCATAACATTGGGCCGCGGAATGTTGGAGATGCCGTAGATGCCCTTGGTGAGCCAGTCCTCGTTGCGGAACACCAGGAAGGCGAGCGTCGAGAATGCCAGCGTGACGAAGGCAAGGTAGTGATGCTGCACGCGCAGCGCCGGGTAACCCAGGATCCAGCCGATCGCAAAGCACAGCACGATGGCGACGCCCAATGCGGCAACCAGCGGCAAGCCCTGCGCGGTCATGATCGCCGCCGCATAGGCGCCGATGCCGACGAACGCGCCCTGCGCCAGCGAGACCTGGCCGGCATATCCCAGTGTCAGGTTCAATCCCATCGCCGCGATCGTCATCACTGCCCACTGGCTCAGGATGTAGAGGCCGTAGCGGTTGAAGTTCATCGGCACGATGATCAGGGCCGCGATGACGGCGATGCCAAGCGCGATGCGCAGATATTTTCCCGTTGCGGTCATACCGTGCGCTCCTCGGGCCGGCCGAGCAGTCCCTGCGGACGGAACAGGATGATGACAATCAGGAGGATCAGCGGCACGGCGGCGCGGTACTGCGTCGACACATAGGCGGCAGCGAGATTGTCCACCACGCCGATCAAAAGCCCGCCGGCGATGGCGCCGCGCACCTGGTTAAAGCCACCGACGATCGCCGCGATGAACGCCGCCTGCCCGAGCACTTCGCCGGAGGAGAATTTGGCGAGATAGATCGGCGTGATCAGGAGCGAGGCCAGCGCCACCAGAAACGCGTTGATCAGGAACGTCATCAGGATCATGCGTTCGACCGGCACGCCGATGATGCGGGCGACCGTCGGGTTCTGCGCGGTCGCCTGCATCTGATGGCCGATCGAGGTGCGGTTCAGCAGCGCAGTCAGGCCAATCACCACCGCAATCGCAAGCGCGAGCACACCGAGACTCTGCAACGAGACCACCCGGCCAAGGATCGAAACGTCACCGGCCGGCACGATGGAAGGGAAGGGCGACGCCTCCGCGCTGAAGAACTGCTTCACCGCCTCCTTCATGCCGATCGCCAGCGCCATGGTCGCGATCGCCAGCGGCAGCACACCGTGGCGCAGCATCGGGTCGACCAGCAGCAGCTTGAAGCCGAGCCCGAGCAGCAGCAGCGACAGCAGGATGCCGAGAATGATCGCGAGCCAGAACGGCGCCCCCACATGCATCACCGCCAGCATCAGGAACGCCGGCAGCATCACGAATTCGCCCTGCGCGAAATTGATGGTTTGCGATGTCTGCCACAGCAGCGTGAAACCGACCGCGACGAGGGCATAGATCGCCCCGGTCGCAAGGCCTGCCACGAGCAGATCGAGCAGATTGGACATGCTCCTCCCCTCACCCGTCACATGCGGACGGCGTCAATCGTTTCATCATGCTGATCTCGGGGCGCACGTTCGCGCGCACGCCCCGTCGCGGCTCAGTTCAGTTTCGGCAGCACCTGCTTGACGACCTGCTTGCCGTCGACGATCTCGACCAGGAAGCCCTGGCGATCGATGTCGCCCTTCTCGTCGAAGGTCACATCCATCAGGATGCCGGGCTCGCTCGCGGCCTTGATGGTGAGGCCGTGCAGATTGTCGGCGAACGCCTTGGCGTCGACCTTGCCCATCTTCTCGGTGGTGGCCTTGATCATGTAGATCGCGAGGTAGCCCTTCAGCCCGTTATGATCGGGGACGTAATTGTACTTCTTGACGAACTTCTCCCGGAACGCCTTGACCAGATCGACCGGTGCATCGGTCGTAAGACCGACATGGCCGCGCGCGCCGTT includes these proteins:
- a CDS encoding ABC transporter ATP-binding protein; translated protein: MTAVLEVSDIKKSFGGIKAVDGVSFDVQEGEILGLIGPNGCGKSTLFNCILGQLTPTDGEVKVDGKVVTGLRPSELNRLGVSRTFQLLQVFPKLSVRENLILAGQEHQGNMVSRLFGPSDAGLSAAADQMIGFFKLDHLATEAAGGLSYGQQKLLDAAMAFMGGPRLVLLDEPAGGVNLTMLGDLKERLAAINREKRATFVVIEHNMEFVMSLCTRVMVMAEGKLLAMGTPAEVRANPAVIEAYLGH
- a CDS encoding ABC transporter ATP-binding protein, producing MSDTILDVQGLVGGYGKMTILNGTSFSVPAGSITTVIGPNGAGKSTVFKAIFGLLKLREGRVVFKGRDVTGQSQRELLTSGICYVPQGRNIFPELSVRDNIQLGAVVAGRDITDLPERIEAALDKFPVLRTKATQQASTLSGGEQKQLEVARGLLLNPQLVLIDEPSIGLSPLMVQQTFNILKDLRDRGVSILMIEQNARSALEISDYGIVLELGQTRLVDTAQRVLNDPRIGQLFLGGAMTETAA
- a CDS encoding branched-chain amino acid ABC transporter permease, whose translation is MTATGKYLRIALGIAVIAALIIVPMNFNRYGLYILSQWAVMTIAAMGLNLTLGYAGQVSLAQGAFVGIGAYAAAIMTAQGLPLVAALGVAIVLCFAIGWILGYPALRVQHHYLAFVTLAFSTLAFLVFRNEDWLTKGIYGISNIPRPNVMGFATNRPLPFYYFCLGSLALVSLAMWWLIRSPWGRAFVALRENPVRALSLGIDTRRYTLMAFAIGSALGGVAGTLYAPLTQYIDPVPFNLSLSLDLLMMVIVGGSGFFFGPFLGAMIAVLLPEWLRFTQGYYLMLYAVAVMLLLIYSPTGILGILDRYLTERRTKTASALRAVAKSRLETAP
- a CDS encoding branched-chain amino acid ABC transporter permease, coding for MSNLLDLLVAGLATGAIYALVAVGFTLLWQTSQTINFAQGEFVMLPAFLMLAVMHVGAPFWLAIILGILLSLLLLGLGFKLLLVDPMLRHGVLPLAIATMALAIGMKEAVKQFFSAEASPFPSIVPAGDVSILGRVVSLQSLGVLALAIAVVIGLTALLNRTSIGHQMQATAQNPTVARIIGVPVERMILMTFLINAFLVALASLLITPIYLAKFSSGEVLGQAAFIAAIVGGFNQVRGAIAGGLLIGVVDNLAAAYVSTQYRAAVPLILLIVIILFRPQGLLGRPEERTV